The following coding sequences lie in one Leucobacter allii genomic window:
- a CDS encoding ABC transporter ATP-binding protein — MSAPMLEIDRLSVGFPDTQRVLVDELSLAIEAGSATALVGESGSGKTLSMLAVMGLLPPGIGVLGGEARLEGVDLLALPPRARRRLNGSRIALIPQDAMAALNPTLDVQTQFELVLRTHERLGGAAAKARTVELLDQVGIPSAASRLRSYPHEFSGGQRQRVMIALALSCRPELLIADEPTTALDVTIQQQILDLVARPREELDMTVLWITHDLGVVAGLADRVAVLRHGRMVESGTAEQIFFRPEQPYTRQLLAATPTLFDAEPGTEAQP; from the coding sequence ATGAGCGCACCGATGCTCGAGATCGACCGGCTGTCGGTCGGCTTCCCGGACACGCAGCGCGTCCTCGTCGACGAGCTCTCACTCGCGATCGAGGCCGGATCGGCGACGGCACTGGTCGGCGAGAGCGGCTCGGGGAAGACCCTCAGCATGCTCGCGGTCATGGGCCTGCTGCCGCCGGGGATCGGCGTGCTCGGCGGGGAGGCGCGCCTCGAGGGCGTCGATCTGCTGGCCCTGCCGCCCCGTGCCAGGCGCCGGCTGAACGGCAGCCGGATCGCGCTCATCCCGCAGGACGCGATGGCCGCGCTGAATCCGACGCTCGACGTGCAGACCCAGTTCGAACTCGTGCTGCGCACCCACGAGCGCCTCGGCGGCGCCGCCGCGAAGGCCCGAACGGTCGAGCTGCTCGACCAGGTCGGGATCCCCTCCGCCGCCTCGCGGCTGCGCAGCTACCCGCACGAGTTCTCGGGCGGGCAGCGGCAGCGCGTGATGATCGCGCTCGCGCTCAGCTGCCGGCCGGAGCTGCTGATCGCCGACGAGCCCACTACGGCCCTCGACGTCACGATCCAGCAGCAGATCCTCGACCTCGTCGCTCGCCCGCGCGAAGAGCTCGACATGACGGTGCTGTGGATCACGCACGACCTCGGCGTCGTCGCCGGTCTGGCGGACCGCGTGGCCGTGCTCCGCCACGGCCGCATGGTCGAGTCCGGCACGGCCGAGCAGATCTTCTTCCGGCCCGAGCAGCCCTACACGCGTCAGCTGCTCGCCGCCACCCCGACCCTCTTCGACGCCGAGCCCGGAACGGAGGCGCAGCCATGA
- a CDS encoding ABC transporter permease — MNRTSAPKTRLVRLQDPAQPGFFALYWRSGPARFGLIAFAAILLLVVVGPAFVPYTPEQIDLAAKGQPPTLAHLMGTDELGRDVLARVLDGGRLTILVALIAVGVAIVVGVVVGAIAGYFGGWIDNVLMRIADVFYSMPALFVVILLVALIGPGFASIILAISAFSWMTTARLLRASILSLKKSDFVQAARGLGASDLRLIAAHILPNALAPIFVAATLGIAGAVLTESALSFLGLGFQAPQATWGGLLEEAQRAVISGGQWWRGFFPGVMIFLVILSVNFIGEGLNRAILGRKEHRS, encoded by the coding sequence ATGAATAGGACCAGCGCTCCGAAGACCCGCCTCGTGCGGCTCCAGGACCCCGCGCAGCCGGGCTTCTTCGCCCTCTACTGGAGGAGCGGGCCGGCACGATTCGGCCTCATCGCCTTCGCGGCGATCCTGCTGCTCGTCGTGGTCGGGCCGGCGTTCGTGCCCTACACCCCCGAGCAGATCGACCTCGCCGCCAAGGGGCAGCCGCCGACGCTCGCGCACCTGATGGGCACGGATGAACTCGGCCGCGACGTGCTCGCCCGGGTGCTCGACGGCGGACGCCTCACGATCCTCGTCGCCCTCATCGCCGTCGGCGTGGCCATCGTCGTCGGCGTGGTCGTGGGCGCCATCGCCGGCTACTTCGGCGGCTGGATCGACAACGTGCTCATGCGGATCGCGGACGTCTTCTACTCGATGCCGGCGCTCTTCGTCGTCATCCTGCTCGTCGCGCTCATCGGCCCCGGCTTCGCATCCATCATCCTCGCGATCTCCGCCTTCAGCTGGATGACCACCGCGCGGCTGCTCCGCGCCAGCATCCTGAGCCTCAAGAAGTCCGACTTCGTGCAGGCCGCGCGCGGACTCGGCGCGAGCGACCTGCGCCTCATCGCGGCGCACATCCTGCCCAACGCCCTCGCACCGATCTTCGTGGCGGCGACGCTCGGCATCGCCGGCGCCGTGCTCACCGAGTCGGCGCTCTCCTTCCTCGGGCTCGGCTTCCAGGCGCCGCAGGCGACCTGGGGCGGGCTCCTCGAGGAGGCGCAGCGCGCCGTCATCAGCGGCGGTCAGTGGTGGCGCGGCTTCTTCCCCGGCGTGATGATCTTCCTCGTCATCCTCTCGGTGAACTTCATCGGGGAAGGCCTGAACCGGGCGATTCTCGGCAGGAAGGAGCACCGTTCATGA
- a CDS encoding ABC transporter permease, producing MASYLLRRLLQSVPLLFGISVLVFLLMQMTPGGPMSVGEGGASGATAAQLERLRGRYGLNDPIIVQYAKWLWGVVTGDWGSSYQTGRPVLDVIGERVPTTLLLTLTAFVIALLIALLVGVRSGIRKDGWFDHVATALTYGGLAVPGFWLALMLIFIFSYSLGWLPSSGLRDLRASHEGAGAVLDLARHLVLPVLSLVLVSVAGLARHVRSSVIEVLERDYIRSARASGLPEPVVIRKHVLKNASLPVVTIAVLMLPELFLGAVVTETIFGLPGMGRLFVESADLRDYPVLLGILMIAALLVLLANLLADLVYSRLDPRISYE from the coding sequence ATGGCTTCGTACCTGCTGCGCCGACTCCTGCAGTCGGTCCCGCTGCTCTTCGGCATCAGCGTGCTCGTCTTCCTGCTCATGCAGATGACGCCGGGCGGGCCGATGTCGGTGGGCGAGGGCGGAGCCTCCGGCGCCACGGCCGCGCAACTCGAGCGGTTGCGCGGCCGGTACGGCCTGAACGACCCCATCATCGTGCAGTACGCCAAGTGGCTGTGGGGGGTCGTGACGGGCGACTGGGGGAGCTCCTACCAGACGGGCAGACCCGTGCTCGACGTGATCGGGGAACGGGTGCCGACCACGCTGCTGCTCACGCTCACCGCGTTCGTCATCGCCCTCCTCATCGCCCTCCTCGTCGGCGTGCGCTCGGGCATCCGCAAGGACGGCTGGTTCGACCACGTCGCCACGGCGCTCACCTACGGCGGCCTCGCCGTACCGGGATTCTGGCTGGCGCTCATGCTGATCTTCATCTTCTCCTACAGCCTCGGCTGGCTCCCGAGCTCCGGCCTGCGAGACCTGCGGGCCTCCCACGAGGGCGCCGGCGCCGTCCTCGACCTCGCGCGGCATCTCGTGCTCCCCGTGCTCTCCCTCGTGCTCGTCTCGGTCGCGGGTCTCGCCAGGCACGTCCGCTCCTCCGTCATCGAGGTGCTCGAGCGGGACTACATCCGCTCGGCGCGCGCGAGCGGTCTTCCCGAACCGGTCGTCATCCGCAAGCACGTGCTGAAGAACGCCTCGCTGCCGGTCGTCACCATCGCGGTGCTGATGCTGCCCGAGCTGTTCCTCGGCGCCGTCGTCACCGAGACCATCTTCGGCCTGCCGGGGATGGGCCGGCTCTTCGTGGAGTCGGCCGACCTGCGCGACTACCCGGTGCTGCTCGGCATCCTCATGATCGCCGCGCTGCTCGTGCTCCTCGCCAATCTGCTCGCCGACCTCGTCTACAGTCGGCTCGATCCAAGGATCAGTTATGAATAG
- a CDS encoding peptide ABC transporter substrate-binding protein: MNSSSRPRRAAQAIAAGAAIAVAMVGCAASPGGDAAPEAGGIAVVALTQEPGMLSPMFNTQSGSNLTFAFVVEPLFTTLDTGERVANLAAEIPTRENGMVSEDGLTVTYALHDGITWSDGEPFTADDLAFTIDVTKEPGTLAIPDPEYASVASYEVVDPQTIAVTFVAPQPNYLNLFRQVLPKHRFDGPSIAEDDPELREPTGTGPFVIDKWTSGDEIAFVRNEHYWRTDTPPLLDGVTVKINPDLTTAVNGFTRGEFDLVFGLTAGDLDEVAAAVDSGAPIELHEKPENTGFVEWLWLNNSAGGQLGTPHPVLGDPAIREAIDLGIDREGILEDVLGGFGTLSNSLVYSGFGGELTETAPFDPEAAREVLEDAGWTLGGDGVRSKDGVRASVKFQTISGDEVRALYQQVIQQNLKDIGIETVIENVPSNLMFGDAADGGLLATGDFDIMMSRAGKLPDPSEWMMEFASARIPSGPDTPGYSYAWWSNAEYDALVDTVNSELDPELREQAVHEANRLFAAERPAIPIYASPTAWAWSSQLSGVTDDSWNGPWDTTSSVHWSFSGSGE; the protein is encoded by the coding sequence GTGAATAGCTCGTCCCGCCCCCGGCGGGCGGCGCAGGCGATCGCGGCGGGGGCCGCGATCGCAGTGGCGATGGTCGGTTGCGCGGCGTCGCCCGGAGGCGACGCGGCGCCCGAGGCCGGTGGCATCGCGGTCGTCGCGCTCACCCAGGAGCCGGGCATGCTGAGCCCGATGTTCAACACGCAGAGCGGATCGAACCTCACCTTCGCCTTCGTGGTGGAGCCGCTCTTCACCACCCTCGACACCGGGGAGCGCGTCGCCAACCTCGCCGCCGAGATCCCCACCCGGGAGAACGGCATGGTCAGCGAGGACGGACTCACCGTCACCTACGCCCTGCACGACGGGATCACCTGGTCCGACGGCGAGCCCTTCACCGCGGACGATCTCGCCTTCACCATCGACGTGACGAAGGAGCCGGGCACCCTCGCGATCCCCGACCCCGAGTACGCCTCGGTCGCCTCCTACGAGGTGGTCGATCCGCAGACCATCGCGGTCACCTTCGTCGCGCCGCAGCCGAACTACCTCAACCTCTTCCGGCAGGTGCTGCCGAAGCACCGTTTCGACGGTCCGAGCATCGCGGAGGACGACCCCGAGCTGCGCGAGCCCACGGGCACCGGTCCTTTCGTCATCGACAAGTGGACTTCCGGCGATGAGATCGCGTTCGTGCGCAACGAGCACTACTGGCGAACCGATACCCCGCCGCTGCTCGACGGCGTCACGGTCAAGATCAACCCCGATCTGACGACGGCGGTCAACGGCTTCACCCGCGGCGAGTTCGACCTCGTGTTCGGCCTGACCGCCGGGGACCTCGACGAGGTCGCCGCTGCGGTCGATTCCGGGGCGCCCATCGAACTGCACGAGAAGCCCGAGAACACGGGCTTCGTCGAATGGCTGTGGCTGAACAACTCGGCCGGCGGCCAGCTCGGCACCCCGCATCCCGTGCTCGGGGACCCCGCGATCCGCGAGGCGATCGACCTCGGGATCGACCGCGAGGGCATCCTCGAGGACGTGCTCGGCGGCTTCGGGACGCTCAGCAACTCCCTGGTCTACTCGGGCTTCGGGGGCGAGCTCACGGAGACCGCGCCCTTCGACCCCGAGGCGGCGCGGGAGGTGCTCGAGGACGCGGGGTGGACGCTCGGCGGCGACGGCGTCCGATCCAAGGACGGTGTGCGGGCCTCGGTGAAATTCCAGACCATCAGCGGCGACGAGGTGCGCGCCCTGTACCAGCAGGTGATCCAGCAGAACCTGAAGGACATCGGGATCGAGACGGTCATCGAGAACGTGCCGTCGAACCTCATGTTCGGCGATGCCGCCGACGGCGGCCTGCTCGCCACGGGCGACTTCGACATCATGATGTCCCGGGCCGGCAAGCTGCCCGACCCGTCGGAGTGGATGATGGAGTTCGCCTCCGCGCGGATCCCCTCGGGCCCCGACACGCCCGGCTACTCCTACGCCTGGTGGAGCAATGCGGAGTACGACGCGCTCGTCGACACGGTGAACTCCGAGCTCGATCCCGAGCTGCGCGAGCAGGCCGTGCACGAGGCGAACCGGCTGTTCGCCGCCGAGCGGCCGGCGATCCCGATCTACGCCTCCCCGACCGCATGGGCCTGGTCCTCCCAGCTCTCCGGGGTCACCGACGACTCCTGGAACGGGCCCTGGGACACCACGAGCTCCGTGCACTGGAGCTTCTCGGGATCGGGCGAGTAG
- a CDS encoding nitrilase-related carbon-nitrogen hydrolase, whose amino-acid sequence MRIAAAQFAPTADPESNLARIEALAAEAAAADVSILVLPEEAMAHTGDVAGSLAPVAERSWARFRDGLAAVSARHRIALIASGLEPSGGRRPFNTMLAVDLDGRIAGSYRKLHLYDAFAYQESARVQPGDALPPVVELAGRAVGLLNCYDLRFPELSRALVDGGAEVLAVSAAWMRGRRKEDHWSTLLRARAIENTIWVVASGSACEECVAGSAIVDPMGVVVADAGEAPLAWCSAEVARERTAEVRRALPALANRRIAASYAVTRSLFVKAAVNGGRSRDETPHVPLAPEEIAAEAAAAVHDGAAVVHAHARTPDGAQTIDPEHIAALVRAVRERDPGIVVGTTTGLWTCEGHDDRMAKIAAWPREWLPDFASVAFCEDGAAEAAQAIVDRGMTLESAVWSMADVPALLASPTLHDNVRVLIEPLDEDPVRAVADCREMAEALRAGGVTAPLLYHGLEGSTWAVVRAAIEDGAEVRVGIEDVTVDERGELASNRMQIAEALRIHDELRAVRE is encoded by the coding sequence TTGAGAATCGCCGCCGCACAGTTCGCCCCGACCGCCGACCCGGAGTCCAATCTCGCGCGCATCGAGGCGCTCGCCGCCGAGGCCGCCGCCGCGGACGTCTCGATCCTCGTCCTGCCGGAGGAGGCGATGGCGCACACCGGCGACGTCGCCGGCTCCCTCGCGCCCGTCGCCGAGCGATCCTGGGCCCGGTTCCGCGACGGCCTCGCAGCCGTCTCCGCCCGCCACCGCATCGCGCTCATCGCCTCGGGTCTCGAACCGAGCGGAGGGCGCCGGCCGTTCAACACGATGCTCGCGGTGGACCTCGACGGCCGCATCGCCGGCAGCTACCGGAAGCTGCATCTCTACGACGCCTTCGCCTACCAGGAGTCCGCCCGCGTGCAGCCCGGCGACGCGCTGCCGCCCGTCGTGGAGCTCGCGGGCCGGGCGGTCGGGCTCCTCAACTGCTACGACCTGCGATTCCCCGAGCTCTCCCGCGCGCTCGTCGACGGGGGCGCCGAGGTGCTGGCCGTCTCGGCAGCCTGGATGCGCGGTCGCCGCAAGGAGGACCACTGGAGCACGCTGCTGCGCGCCCGCGCCATCGAGAACACGATCTGGGTCGTCGCGAGCGGCAGCGCCTGCGAGGAGTGCGTCGCGGGCAGCGCGATCGTCGACCCGATGGGCGTCGTCGTGGCCGATGCCGGCGAGGCGCCGCTGGCGTGGTGCTCGGCCGAGGTCGCCCGGGAGCGGACCGCGGAGGTGCGGCGGGCGCTGCCCGCTCTCGCGAACCGCAGGATCGCCGCGAGCTACGCCGTCACGCGGTCGCTCTTCGTGAAGGCCGCGGTGAACGGCGGCCGGAGCCGCGACGAGACCCCGCACGTGCCGCTCGCGCCCGAGGAGATCGCCGCAGAGGCGGCGGCCGCCGTGCACGACGGCGCCGCCGTGGTGCACGCCCACGCCCGCACGCCCGACGGCGCTCAGACCATCGATCCCGAGCACATCGCCGCGCTCGTGCGCGCGGTGCGCGAGCGCGATCCGGGAATCGTCGTGGGCACGACGACCGGGCTCTGGACGTGCGAGGGCCACGACGATCGGATGGCGAAGATCGCCGCGTGGCCCCGGGAATGGCTGCCCGACTTCGCCTCGGTGGCCTTCTGCGAGGACGGCGCCGCCGAGGCGGCGCAAGCGATCGTGGACCGCGGCATGACGCTCGAGAGCGCCGTCTGGTCGATGGCGGACGTGCCCGCGCTGCTCGCCTCGCCGACGCTGCACGACAACGTGCGGGTGCTCATCGAACCGCTCGACGAGGATCCCGTCCGGGCCGTGGCGGACTGCCGGGAGATGGCCGAGGCGCTGCGCGCCGGCGGAGTGACGGCGCCGCTGCTCTATCACGGCCTCGAGGGCTCCACGTGGGCCGTCGTGCGCGCGGCGATCGAGGACGGCGCCGAGGTGAGAGTCGGGATCGAGGACGTCACGGTCGACGAGCGCGGCGAGCTCGCCTCGAATAGGATGCAGATCGCGGAGGCCCTCCGGATCCACGATGAGCTGCGCGCGGTGCGCGAGTGA
- a CDS encoding Lrp/AsnC family transcriptional regulator has product MDELDAAILAMLGRDGRRSFTSIAAQLGLSEGTVRHRVQRMTDTGMLVFVALCNPLSLGLQALRLFISVDRRVAAAEEVCAALAELPCTNRVSLGTGSRDVYVELTCRDLSEAQRALDEIRSIRGIADLQTSVLTRFDKDHSWGGLRGGTGQAGALPAAARGARAARRLTPPRRRSP; this is encoded by the coding sequence ATGGACGAGCTCGATGCCGCGATCCTCGCGATGCTCGGCCGCGACGGCCGCCGCTCGTTCACGTCCATCGCGGCGCAGCTGGGACTCAGCGAGGGCACGGTGCGTCATCGCGTGCAGCGCATGACCGACACCGGCATGCTCGTCTTCGTGGCGCTCTGCAATCCGCTCTCCCTCGGGCTGCAGGCGCTGCGGCTGTTCATCTCGGTCGACCGGCGCGTCGCCGCCGCCGAGGAGGTCTGCGCGGCCCTCGCCGAACTGCCCTGCACGAACCGGGTCTCGCTCGGCACGGGGTCGCGGGACGTCTACGTGGAACTCACCTGCCGGGATCTCAGCGAGGCGCAGCGCGCGCTCGACGAGATCCGGTCGATCCGCGGGATCGCTGACCTGCAGACCTCCGTGCTCACCCGCTTCGACAAGGACCACTCCTGGGGCGGCCTGCGCGGCGGCACCGGGCAGGCCGGCGCGCTGCCGGCGGCCGCGCGCGGAGCCCGAGCGGCGCGGCGCCTCACCCCTCCCAGACGTAGGAGTCCTTGA
- a CDS encoding Lrp/AsnC family transcriptional regulator: protein MDVQVADEIDRRIIDALRADGRRPFRRIAAELGVSESTVRARYARLSSLGIVQVVGLADLHTVGTVEGHLSIQVLGGETRRLAEELGRRPEVRLVAAAVGAADLVLDVVFPNPGAFQRFITSELPAYGGVRRVEFLRTAEVIKDSYVWEG from the coding sequence ATGGACGTGCAGGTCGCCGACGAGATCGATCGGCGCATCATCGATGCGCTGCGCGCGGACGGCCGTCGCCCGTTCCGCCGCATCGCCGCCGAGCTGGGCGTGAGCGAATCGACCGTGCGGGCGCGCTACGCGAGGCTCTCCTCCCTCGGGATCGTGCAGGTGGTCGGCCTCGCCGATCTGCACACGGTGGGCACGGTCGAGGGGCATCTCTCGATCCAGGTGCTCGGCGGCGAGACGCGGCGCCTGGCCGAGGAGCTCGGCCGCCGTCCCGAGGTCAGGCTCGTGGCGGCGGCCGTGGGCGCGGCCGACCTCGTGCTCGACGTGGTCTTCCCGAATCCGGGGGCGTTCCAGCGCTTCATCACGAGCGAGCTGCCGGCCTACGGGGGCGTGCGCCGCGTCGAATTCCTCCGCACGGCGGAGGTGATCAAGGACTCCTACGTCTGGGAGGGGTGA